Genomic segment of Armatimonadota bacterium:
AGAGCGGCTGGAAGAAGTCCGGGTATTTGCCCGCGTGACGCCGCAGGACAAGCACCGGTTGGTCAGACTCGTTAGAGAGCAGGGGAAGGTCATCGCGGTCACGGGCGACGGCGTGAACGACGCTCCCGCGCTGAAGACCGCCCATCTCGGTGTGGCGATGGGGAAATCCGGCACAGAGGTCGCCAAACAGGCATCCGACATGGTGCTGCTGAACGACAGCTTCGCCGCGATCTACGAAGCGGTAAAAGAAGGGCGATACGTATTCGAGAACATCAAGAAGGTCAGCTTTTTCCTGGTGAGCAGCGGCGTCGGCGAGGTACTGGCGATACTGACCGCACTGGCGATGGCGTGGCCCCTGCCGTATACCGCAGTCCAGATACTCTGGATCAACCTGGCGACCAACGGTCTTCAGGACGTGGCACTGGCGTTCGAGCCCGGCGAGGAACGACTGGCATGCAGGAAGCCTCGCGGCCTGCGAGAAGGCATCTTCGACCGGACGGTGATACAGCACACGATCGGGATCATGTTCCTGTTCGCGATCGGCACTCTCGCGCTGTTCAAGTGGGCGGGAGGCGGCGACAATCTGAAGGAGGCCCGGACAGTCGCGATGACGACCATGGTAATGTTCCAGATGTGGCACGTCTTCAACTGCCGCAGCATGGACACCTCCGTGTTCAGGATACCGCTCTTCAGCAACAGGTACCTGATCGTGTCGGTGCTGGGGGCGCTCGCGGCCCAAATCACGGTGCTCTACTGGGGACCCGCACAGTCGGTGTTTGGAACCACGGCGCTCAACTTCGAGCATTGGACGGTGATACTGGCTGTTACGGCACCTGTGATCCTGCTAATGGAAGCGTCGAAGTGGCTGGCGCGCCGTCGGTCCGGGCCTTGCTCGGCGTGACGATGCCGGGGATGCCGGGTTCTACCTTTCCGTCCAGAATCCGCAGGGTGGGCGCTTCATGGCGTAGCGAGTCCTCGGGAGGGGCAGCGGGTCCTCGACCCTGAGCAGCCACTCGAGCAGACCCTCCAGGAGTTCCATCTGTCTATCGGCGTATTCGGGCCTCCCGTAGAGGTTCGTCACCTCACCGGGATACCGCTCGAGGTCGTAGAGCTGACCCGCGCCCTGCATATCGTACACCAGCTTCCAGTCTCCCTTGCGAACCATCCGCATCTGCCCGCTCTGAGTCCAGCTATTGAGGCAGTCATACCCGCCCCACTTACCATCCTTGCTGATGGTCAGCCCATCCTTCGCCGGATCAATCTCCTCGTGCTCGGTGTAGTACAAGCCCCCGAAGCCGTGCTCGACGTACGCGCCGGCGAACTCCGAGGCGGGGTAGTCAGCGCCGGTCAGTATCGGCCAGAGGCTCCGGCCCTGGACTCCATCCGGCGTCGGGAGCCCGACCGCCTCGCAGAGCGTCGGCATGATGTCACAGATCGAGACGTGGGCGTCATGAGGCTTGACTGCCTTTCGGATACCCGGCCCCATGATCTGCATCGGAATCCTTACGAGCGGCTCGGGAAGCTCCGGGCCCTTGCGCATCAGGCCGTACTCGCCGACGAAATCGCCGTGGTCGGAGAGGATGATGACGATCGTGTTCTCCCGCAGGCGCTTCTCGTCGAGGAACTGCACAAACCGCTTTACCTGGTCGTCAATCATCCGCAGCATGCCGAGGTAGTTGGCGCGCATCCGCGGGATCTGCTCGACGAAGTCCGGGAACGCCTTGACGAACGACTGCCGGCACCACTGGTACGGGAATCCCTTGATGTCGAGCGCTTCCTCACCGGCGGCCGGCTTCGGGAGCGACTCCGGCGCGAACATCGAGTAGTACGGCTCCGGGACCTGATACGGGTTGTGCGGCTGAGGGAAGCTCAGCCACAGGAGGAACGGGTTCTCGTCCTGCGACTCGATCCACTTCTCCGCGGACGAGACAAGCCGGTAGGGGATCTGGCACTCCGCCGGGAACGGCGTGGGCTCCTTCGACATGTGGAAGTGCGTCGTCTTCAGCCAGTCGTCGAACGCCTTCTCATCCGAGGTCCGGTCCTTGTCTCCATCGACGCCGAGGTGGCCGCACTCGTACCAGAAGTCGGCCTTCTCCGGCGTGAGGTGAGAGTGGTTCTTG
This window contains:
- a CDS encoding sulfatase-like hydrolase/transferase, which gives rise to MPNRPNIVIIMTDQQRADQSRREGFPLDTTPGMDALAAQGTWFDRAYTSMPVCAPARVSMLTGRYPSAHRTRTNHNIRDAYYSEDLFDLVRANGYRAALVGKNHSHLTPEKADFWYECGHLGVDGDKDRTSDEKAFDDWLKTTHFHMSKEPTPFPAECQIPYRLVSSAEKWIESQDENPFLLWLSFPQPHNPYQVPEPYYSMFAPESLPKPAAGEEALDIKGFPYQWCRQSFVKAFPDFVEQIPRMRANYLGMLRMIDDQVKRFVQFLDEKRLRENTIVIILSDHGDFVGEYGLMRKGPELPEPLVRIPMQIMGPGIRKAVKPHDAHVSICDIMPTLCEAVGLPTPDGVQGRSLWPILTGADYPASEFAGAYVEHGFGGLYYTEHEEIDPAKDGLTISKDGKWGGYDCLNSWTQSGQMRMVRKGDWKLVYDMQGAGQLYDLERYPGEVTNLYGRPEYADRQMELLEGLLEWLLRVEDPLPLPRTRYAMKRPPCGFWTER